A stretch of DNA from Lycium ferocissimum isolate CSIRO_LF1 chromosome 4, AGI_CSIRO_Lferr_CH_V1, whole genome shotgun sequence:
TACTTTCTGTTAAGCCACTTTTCAAAtctaaattttctttaaatttcgattcaaatatattatctttccatttaaattaaaatacaagtaatttaatttttctacTCAAATTCAAGTTTTTTAAATAGCATATTTTTTCCACATTAAACAACAAATTCTTTCCAGATTAAAATAGAATTACACAGATAACACAAAGATTACATTCATATcggtttaacttttaaaaaaacctAATAAAATcgtatattttaaaaaataaaggcaGTGCaaatttttcctctttatttttagttatttatttttatgtatgtagtGTATAATTTTTGGCATCTCCCTTCCATACCATCGAGATCTTTTTATTTCTCAGAATTTTCATTACTATAATActtgttttaaaatattatattattattcttattttttattttgaaatattatattattggtcttatatgaaatataatatattcttaatttatttcatgttatgataTAGATATTCCGACTTGTCATGTTAATGTCTAGCAATATATAAACTAAAGCTCTAAAGTAactcaaattcaatttttttaattttaattttaatttttaaaacttatttatagatttaaagaattcatcttttaattctaaTTCATTTGGATTGCATGCTAGTTTGTTCCTTTGCCGTTTTTAAACCGGTTCATATTAGATTggatataaaatatgaatatgattaaatgagtttgatgagttaaacaagtctattatttaatttaaaaatatggggCTCTAATGACATGGCATGCCAATTAGGAGAGAATGAGACTTTGAGGTGTTTAAGTACTTTTACAGAAAGTAGTGATACTTGAGTGACTTTATTGTcctaaatgaaacaaaagtgatTTTTGTAGAAAATTCCCTAAACTTGAGTGACCATCCAGGGAATTAACTCTAACTGAAAGTGGGCTTTTCATATAAGTTAACCAGATATTGCATggttttgaattgaaattgtCCGGATATGCATGTTTTATTTCAGTTTCTTTTCCCTATTGATATTGaagaactttcaaaaaaaaaaaattgttcttgaTCATTGATTCAGTGTTGCTCAATCTAATAGTTTGCTGTTATTATGAGATACACTCAGCAAGTAGTACTGCTATTATTTGGTTTGAAGAAAAAACAAACCAAAGAACAAAATGTGTATACCTATTTATATATGGTACatgtttttttctcaaaattttctaCTAAGTATTAGTTTGAAGTTTTAGTTTTGGCCTAATGGTCTTAACTATCCAAGTCCAGACTGAGCTGATGGCCATTGTCCATTTTGTAATTGTAATCTAAAGTCCTGTCTAGTCATTACACTCTTATTATAACAGGACGCAGAAAATCTGTTGAGactagaaaaatataaaaatgcgaaaaaaaaaaaagcataacgCCGTTGCCGGGGATCGAACCCGGGTCACCCGCGTGACAGGCGGGAATACTTACCACTATACTACAACGACTTTGCTGCTGAAATTCTCTAACCATTTATAAGATGCTAATGACATATCAATATTTAatccaatttttctttcttacacTATATGCTAATTCTAGAACAAAAGAGTAATTTTGGAAGTAGTGTTTAATAATGCCCGCTAAGGCGAAAAAGAGAAAATGGAGTATATCTTTTCAATTGAGAAATGGAGATCGAACACACATcaccatttttccttcttggtCTGGAAAAATGGGATTATGCTTGTTACTTTAAACCAATTTCAGAAATAACGAGATAGGCAAGTACTGTCTCTACTACtagagttcatttccaactggGGAAATTTAAATAAAGTCAGAATTACATCTCATACTGCTATAAATTTTGCAAGAAATTGTACAGGGAGTGCTCTTAATTAGTAGGTGGGTTTAATTAGTGTTCGCTACATATATAATACTATGTATTTGATCTATCTCACTTTAATTTGGTCAAAATAAACTTAAGGCGGATTTGGCCTTCAATTAAAGGTAGATAATAAGATCATAAGATATAAGTCTCACTCTTGTAAACTATAGCCCGGGACAAAGTCAAGCCTTCAGAACTTCTACATGTTCATTAATCAATTGACGAAACTCTTGATGATGCTTTTATACCGGTTAAAAAAGTTGAGGGTTTTATTTTCTAAGTTTAGTCCAACAAAATTTGTGAACAATTAAATAATACATGCAACATTTATAAATTTGATAAAACTTGTGAACAGTTTAACAAAATATGCATAGAACGTCTATAGTACCAAGTCTTGTTAGTCTGAGAAAGCTCATGATCAAGTGAACAACACAAGATTTGTCAATTCGGTAAGCTATGTAAGCAAATTAACAAGCTAGATGTAGAATGaagatatttaaaaaattatgtcACGCCTGATGTAACTTCTGGACAAAACAAGATTGTTCAATCCAACAACACTTGTGAACAATTTAATGGGTAAGTAGAATGAAGATAATATCAAAGTTATGTCCCACGCGTCATAATTTGTGAATAAGCCAGATTTTTCGCCAATCCGGTAAAACTTGTACTGAACAATTTAACAAGATAAATATGTAGAACGAACTCATGATTCATGAAGATAGTACCAAAAATTATGCCCCATCCGTCATAGTTTGTGGACaagatttgatttttcaatCCAACAAAACTTGTGAACAATTTAACAAGATAGGTAAAATAAAGGTAGAACTAATTTTGTGCCCCATATAACATAACTTTGAATAATTAAacaaatgtatttttttttttcattcttccagGTGTAGTTAGATATAGCGCCAGTGCCATTTCTGCAAAACTTCCTTATGGGGACAAAATATAAACAAGGGTCTCAAATCATCCTATTTGTGCCAATGTCCTCTACTCAATAGCagtatttattatttcaaatttggaaaTGTATACCTCCGTTTCACTTCTTTAGGTTATTTTTGAGCTTCAGAACTTCATTTTGATTTATTGGTGAGTTTCAAAGCCTTAAATCTACTAATTCGGTCGTTCCTCTTAAGGTGATACTGATATAGGTATAATTATCAAAGTTTTATTTAACTAGTCAATTGTTGTGctgatggtttttttttttttttttaaaaaaaaaattctcgtATCACTGTTACACGTGTCTTCGTCCATTTATTTGATACTATTTCTTCATCAATattattatctaaataatttttaggTGATACGTATATAATTATCaaacaaattaaatccttttaaggtaaaagaaaatttaacttGTTTTAGAATAATGAAATTACGTGAAttactcaaaataaaataaaaggatggcgagaaagaacaaaaaaaaaaaaaaaaaaaaaaaaaaaaaaaagagagagagagagagaaggccGGTGGGTTACTACTTACTACTAGTAGCTAGTTACTGCAGTGGTAATAAAAACTACCCTTAGCTTCTTTCCTTACGCGCGTGCAACATAATCACAGATATATTCAAGATCTTATCCTTTCTACACAAATGTTTACCCTTGTAAATTTACTTAATTTAATTTCTGTTTAAAGTTTAACCATCACGCGCGGACAGTTAAAACATAACCACGTGTACAATTTTGATCTAAACCCTAAATCAGTGGAAGTTTAAGAACTAAAGTATGTTATAATTAGGAGTCTTAAATCtagtaaaacacttaaattaaCAACTGTCTAACGGTTTACCCCGCCAACTTATAAATAGAGAACCCGCTGACAGCTCATCAAAGACATAGAAAactaacaaaaagaaaataagaaacgagccatatcatatatattatcAAGATCAAGAATTATCAACTAGCTAGCTAGGGCAAATTTACagagagagaaggagagaaaaaaaaatcataatgtCTGGAGAAAAAGAAGCAGGGTTTGATGATCAATGGAAGCTACATATTCCACCTGGTTTCAGGTTTGCTCCAACTGATGTAGAGCTGATACATTATCTTCTTCGCAGGATGAATGGACAATTTATTTATCCAGGAATAATACAAGAGGCCGACGTTTACGAACGTAACCCTTTTCACCTTCCAGGTACGTATGACTAAATTCTTCCATGTATAGTACAACAAACTGTGTTAGTTACGGTGACTTACCTAGGTTTTGTGCAAGTTGTGTTGCTATGATATTGCGTTTATGATTTCTTGGTTGGGTTCTTGAAATGACTGATTTCAGAGTTTTGGGACACGATTCTGTCGAACTCGTAAGTAGAACTGTAGCTCCGTCCTATGTGTTAACCTAGATAGGAATAAGCATGAAAACCCTAGTACCAGAACTGAAAACCCTAGTACCAGAACTCGTATACAAGTACTACTTGAATTGTGACGATTGATCGACGGTTGCACAAAATTCTGTCTTATACGCCGGCCACTAGAAGtcactttattttttaaggcaatgaacaaaatttaaatttattcaTGATAATATATTTCTTTCTAGTCATCGTCTGGAATATTCTCTCCGCTTCAATTTTAACGTGTCTTAGTTGGATTAGGCAcataattgaagaaaataacGAAGAATTTTGAATTGTGTGttttttaaactaaagatatatGTAATGTATCAAAACgttctttgaatcttgtggtcttactTAAACAAGTCAGGTAGAATTTTGGAATTATAGAGTTTCCATTGCTTAATTAATGAATGGTTTCCCATGATAACGTGCTATTGTAGGAATAAACACGGAAGAGGTGTTTACCTATTTCTTCACGAGGAGAGAACGAAAATATCCAAAGGGATCAAAGGCTGATCGGAGTACCAGAGACGGAAAAGGATATTGGAAAATAACCAGCAGGAACACTGGTGTGCCCATCGATAAGAAAGTGAAGTTGGGTAAGAAGAACACACTTGTTTACTATGTTAAAACCCCAGATGGCCAAAGTGATCACAAAACCAATTGGATAATGCACGAGTTTGAACTTGATGAGAGTCTCTTTACCTCAACATCTCGACGACCTCAAGGAAAACGGGTATGTATAATGTATTCTTCGATGAGTTTAAGTTTTTTGCACGGAGTATAAATTGATTAAGTTATTAGTTTAAGTTGACTTATAACAATATATTACTAACTTTATATATTTGATATCGTAATCTTGAAAATAGAATAACGCTATATATATTCGGTTAAATTATACTATAGtgtaaatatttctttatattgTTAGTGTACATATTCCAAATCCATTATTCAATGTCACATGATGGTGTTGCGGTGGATTAATATTTGTATAAGATGATTAGCCAAGATAATTATGCTTAGCTTATATTGCtctctttgtttcaatttatgtgttgTACTTTTCTTCGTAGTCTGTTTACAAAAGAATATTACCTTTTATATTTAGTCATTCTTCAATTCCAACATCTTACACAAAATGTTCAAGACCACAATATTCAAAAATCTCTTAAATTGAAAAAGAGGCAGTAATATTATATTCTTTACCTCTTATTTATGCAAATCTTTTGTTGCTTAGACTATGATAGTACAACTAACCTTCATGAATATATGGTCGTACCGAATAGACACGTTATGTTTCATATCTACTAGCATATCCATATAttcaataatttatatatatgattaagaTTATGTTTACTTTTTGTGTTGCATGCAGTTCAATGATTTCGTAGTATGCAGAATTTATGAAAGGAAAACGGGGAAAGAAGAAAACGACGAGCCAAAGGACATGACAAATTCTTTGATTGGGCCCAAGCAAGTCATGAGCCATAACAATGGAAAAGCAGTACTACCATCACCAAAGCGAAAATTCGAGCTTATTAATGAAACATTAGTAATGTGTCATCCTCATGATGTAGCCATGAAGTCGAATTATTTATATAATAGCCACCATGAATTACCAGCTGCTGCAATACGGGAtaataagaaaatcaaagaTTTTGGCCAAGCGTCAAATACTTCAGTAGCATCACCTCATATAGTTGAAGAACAGAGTTCAGGGCTTATTCAAGtgaaaacaaaaggaaatgaGCCACCACGATTCATTGAGGACCCTCATAATATCATGACAAGAAGAGAGGAGCCTAATAATATTCCTTTTGATTTAGCAGCAAATGGTGTGGCAGTTGGTGGTGATCCATGGGACGTACTCAACAGGGCGCCGTCACTTGGTAAGAATTTCAGCTACTacatggaatattttggaattTGATATTCTTGACCAAACACGACGTACCATAAGACACTTTGTCAGCTTGGAGACGAAGAATGGAAGATATATTAGTACAGGCATACTGCAAAAGGATGCCATTATATAGTCTGTTGTTATACTGTTGATAATTAGGCTTGTGATCAATACTGTAGAGCAATTGTTTTGAAGATTTCTGCGTTTCAAAGATTATTCGATCTTCTTCTTCTGTTTCTTTTACTTTCGTCTCACTTTATCATAAGccatctcttcttcttcttcttctgtttCTTTTACTTTCGTCTCActttttctttataaatttGTCTGTGAATTCCATGGCTACGCTTTATTTTGGAGCTTTAATTAAGTTGTAATGAAGCATCATCAGtgtgttggtttttttttttaacctttctTAAATGAGTTTAAGTAATATACATGTACACATccttaatataaataaattttgcaTCATCAGATTATTTTTATCCGTCGTAACTATATCTATTAAACAGATTGTGCCCAACCCTAAGGGCCAGCTGTAGCGATCCTGGTTCCGGGCTGCCCTTAGCTGGCTGGGTTGTTGGTATATGTTTAGGAGCTATCCGGGGTTAGGTGGACTGGCTGGGTTGATGGGCCggaaacttttattttttaaaaaaagttattcATCTTTGTAAGAcgtaggtggacacaaatttaaaaagaaacttcAAACTTTAATTAATAATGTTGCGAATTCAAATTCAGCTTACAAACATGATGTATCTAATTTCATAAacttaacaaaagaaaaagataaacttcaaattcaTCAATCTCTACGTGATCTTTTGCTCTTCCTTTTTCCGTCATTTCAATCTAATCCATTCTCTTCCAGCTTCTATATATATTTCTATTGCATCTATCAcattataatatatatgtaggtGTCTATGAATCAAGTGTCTAATCAGATGAACCCGACCGATCGAATGACAATGTAGAAGAGATGTGAAAAATAACGCATTGAATGATTAATTAGGAGTATTTATAATTGAACTTAGGGTTAAAGTACaatattataacatataaatattcataataaGTCTAATATGATAATTTGAAAATACAATGATAATTAATTTGTTACAACTAGTTAAATTGAAC
This window harbors:
- the LOC132053926 gene encoding NAC domain-containing protein 2-like; the protein is MSGEKEAGFDDQWKLHIPPGFRFAPTDVELIHYLLRRMNGQFIYPGIIQEADVYERNPFHLPGINTEEVFTYFFTRRERKYPKGSKADRSTRDGKGYWKITSRNTGVPIDKKVKLGKKNTLVYYVKTPDGQSDHKTNWIMHEFELDESLFTSTSRRPQGKRFNDFVVCRIYERKTGKEENDEPKDMTNSLIGPKQVMSHNNGKAVLPSPKRKFELINETLVMCHPHDVAMKSNYLYNSHHELPAAAIRDNKKIKDFGQASNTSVASPHIVEEQSSGLIQVKTKGNEPPRFIEDPHNIMTRREEPNNIPFDLAANGVAVGGDPWDVLNRAPSLGKNFSYYMEYFGI